In Mercurialis annua linkage group LG5, ddMerAnnu1.2, whole genome shotgun sequence, a single genomic region encodes these proteins:
- the LOC126680823 gene encoding copper-transporting ATPase RAN1: MSPSMRDLQLTQVGRQAGDDEFDLEDVRLLDSYDSHRIDVFDGEEEEGMRTIQVRVTGMTCAACSNSVESALNCVNGVFKASVALLQNKAFVVFDPSLVKEDDIKNAIEDAGFEAEILAEPSTVKTKSNATLLGQFTIGGMTCAACVNSVEGILRDLPGVKRAVVALATSLGEVEFDPTVISKDDIVNAIEDAGFEGALVQSNQQDKIILRVSGIFNEMDVQFLEGILSALKGVRQFRYNRLSIELEVDFDPAVVGPRLLVDGIEAGSNGKFKLQIMNPYARMTSKNVEESSTMFRLFISSLFLSIPVFFIRVICPRIPLLYSLILWRCGPFLMGDWLKWALVSVVQFVIGKRFYVAAGRALRNGSTNMDVLVALGTSASYFYSVCALLYGAATGFWSPTYFETSSMLITFVLLGKYLECLAKGKTSDAIKKLVELAPATALLVVKDKGGKCVAEREIDALLIEPGDTLKVLPGAKVPADGVVVWGSSYVNESMVTGESAPVLKETNSLVIGGTINLHGALQLKATKVGSDAVLNQIISLVETAQMSKAPIQKFADFIASIFVPTVVAMSLLTLLGWYVGGSLGAYPDEWLPENGNHFVFALMFSISVVVIACPCALGLATPTAVMVATGVGANNGVLIKGGDALERAHNIKYVIFDKTGTLTQGKASVTTAKVFTEMERGEFLRWVASAENSSEHPLAKAIVEYARHFHFFDEPSTTEDGQNNIRESSASGWLFDVSEFSAFPGRGVKCFINGKQVLVGNRKLMTENGITIPTHVENFVVELEENAKTGVLVAFDDSLVGVLGVADPLKREAAVVIEGLQKMGIKPVMVTGDNRRTAHAVAKEVGIQDVRAEVMPAGKADVVRSFQKDGSIVAMVGDGINDSPALAAADVGMAIGAGTDIAIEAADYVLMRNNLEDVITAIDLSRKTLSRIRWNYIFAMAYNVVAIPVAAGVFYPSLGIKLPPWVAGACMALSSVSVVCSSLLLRTYKRPRLTTILEITVE; this comes from the exons ATGTCACCGAGCATGAGAGACTTACAGCTGACCCAGGTGGGCCGCCAAGCCGGAGATGATGAGTTTGATTTGGAGGATGTTCGGCTTCTTGATTCCTATGATTCTCATAGGATTGATGTTTttgatggagaagaagaagagggtATGCGGACAATTCAGGTTAGAGTGACTGGGATGACGTGTGCTGCTTGTTCCAATTCTGTGGAATCAGCTCTCAATTGCGTTAATGGGGTTTTCAAAGCTTCGGTTGCTTTGTTGCAGAATAAAGCTTTCGTTGTCTTTGACCCTTCTTTAGTTAAG GAAGACGACATCAAGAATGCAATTGAAGATGCGGGTTTTGAAGCTGAGATTCTGGCTGAACCGAGTACAGTAAAAACAAAATCCAATGCTACACTTTTGGGTCAGTTTACAATAGGCGGTATGACTTGTGCTGCCTGTGTGAACTCGGTTGAAGGTATTTTGAGAGATCTTCCTGGTGTAAAAAGAGCAGTAGTTGCCTTGGCTACTTCTTTAGGAGAAGTTGAGTTTGACCCTACTGTAATTAGTAAAGATGATATAGTAAATGCAATTGAAGATGCTGGTTTTGAAGGTGCACTTGTACAGAGTAATCAGCAGGATAAAATCATACTAAGAGTTTCTGGGATATTCAATGAGATGGATGTACAGTTTTTAGAAGGAATACTTAGTGCATTAAAAGGGGTACGCCAGTTTCGTTATAACAGGCTGTCCATTGAGCTAGAAGTGGATTTTGATCCTGCAGTTGTTGGCCCTAGGTTGTTGGTTGATGGGATTGAGGCAGGAAGTAATGGGAAGTTTAAACTACAGATAATGAACCCTTATGCGAGAATGACTTCTAAGAATGTTGAAGAATCTTCAACTATGTTTCGGCTTTTCATTTCTAGTCTATTCCTAAGT ATTCCTGTCTTTTTTATTCGAGTGATATGCCCTCGAATTCCACTTCTGTATTCCTTGATCCTTTGGCGATGTGGACCCTTCCTTATGGGTGATTGGTTGAAGTGGGCATTGGTGAGTGTGGTTCAATTCGTAATTGGGAAGCGCTTCTATGTTGCAGCTGGTAGAGCTCTTCGAAATGGTTCAACCAACATGGATGTTTTAGTTGCTCTTGGGACTTCAGCCTCATACTTTTACTCAGTGTGTGCACTGCTATATGGTGCCGCAACTGGATTCTGGTCTCCAACATACTTTGAAACAAGTTCCATGCTGATAACATTTGTACTGTTGGGGAAGTATCTAGAGTGTCTTGCAAAAGGAAAAACATCAGATGCCATAAAGAAGCTAGTAGAACTTGCACCAGCAACAGCACTGCTCGTTGTCAAAGACAAAG GTGGAAAGTGTGTAGCGGAAAGAGAAATAGATGCTTTGCTAATTGAGCCTGGTGACACATTAAAAGTTCTTCCTGGTGCCAAAGTTCCTGCTGATGGTGTGGTTGTTTGGGGTTCGAGTTACGTTAATGAAAGTATGGTAACGGGTGAATCTGCACCTGTTTTAAAGGAGACTAATTCATTGGTTATTGGAGGTACAATAAATTTGCACGGTGCTCTTCAATTGAAAGCTACCAAAGTAGGATCTGATGCAGTTTTAAACCAAATAATTAGTCTGGTTGAGACAGCCCAAATGTCAAAAGCTCCAATTCAGAAATTTGCTGATTTT ATAGCAAGCATTTTCGTTCCTACTGTTGTTGCTATGTCTTTGTTGACATTACTGGGTTG GTATGTTGGTGGAAGTTTAGGAGCTTACCCAGATGAATGGCTTCCAGAAAATGGCAATCACTTTGTTTTTGCTTTGATGTTTTCAATTTCCGTGGTGGTAATTGCATGTCCATGTGCTCTTGGCCTAGCAACACCAACTGCTGTCATGGTTGCAACTGGGGTTGGGGCTAACAATGGTGTGCTGATAAAAGGAGGTGATGCTTTGGAAAGGGCTCACAATATCAAGTATGTCATATTTGATAAGACCGGGACTCTAACCCAAGGGAAAGCCTCTGTTACCACTGCAAAAGTTTTCACTGAAATGGAGCGTGGAGAATTTCTTAGATGGGTGGCTTCTGCAGAG AATAGCAGTGAACATCCATTAGCAAAAGCAATAGTGGAATATGCTCGTCATTTCCATTTCTTCGATGAACCTTCTACAACCGAAGATGGCCAAAATAACATCAGGGAGTCATCAGCCTCTGGATGGCTTTTTGATGTCTCGGAGTTCTCTGCTTTTCCGGGAAGAGGTGTCAAGTGTTTTATTAATGGAAAGCAAGTCTTG GTTGGTAACCGGAAGCTGATGACTGAAAATGGGATCACCATCCCCACGCATGTAGAAAATTTTGTTGTAGAACTTGAAGAAAATGCTAAAACAGGCGTACTCGTTGCGTTTGATGACAGCCTGGTTGGTGTCTTGGGGGTTGCCGACCCATTGAAGAGAGAGGCTGCTGTAGTCATAGAGGGCCTTCAGAAAATGGGTATCAAACCAGTCATGGTAACCGGAGACAATAGAAGGACAGCTCACGCTGTTGCCAAAGAG GTTGGAATTCAAGATGTGAGGGCTGAAGTAATGCCAGCAGGCAAAGCAGACGTTGTCCGTTCTTTCCAAAAGGACGGAAGCATAGTCGCTATGGTAGGTGATGGTATCAATGACTCTCCTGCCCTAGCTGCTGCGGATGTTGGTATGGCAATCGGGGCAGGGACAGACATTGCTATAGAAGCTGCTGACTACGTGTTGATGAGGAATAACTTGGAGGATGTAATCACAGCCATTGATTTGTCGAGGAAAACCCTCTCTCGTATTCGGTGGAATTATATCTTTGCGATGGCATATAATGTGGTAGCAATACCAGTTGCTGCTGGAGTTTTCTACCCTTCACTAGGGATTAAGTTGCCGCCGTGGGTGGCTGGAGCTTGCATGGCTCTTTCATCTGTGAGTGTTGTGTGTTCATCTTTGCTTCTTAGAACATATAAAAGACCCAGACTTACCACTATATTAGAAATTACTGTAGAATAG